The genome window CATATGTTGCGTTTTTGCTGATACCCCTGTTACCACGGTAACTGCGGATCTGCAGTTAGTGGTTTTGCAGTTACCGTGATATCTGATATACGGTCCACTGCAAAAACGACTATTATATTGCCGAAATTGCACTTTTCAAAAGTCAtcccaaaagaaaaattgatatCCAATTACAAAACTAAGTGCTGAACTTCTTTCTCaccaattttacaaaatttgagGAAAATTGGATGACTTTTCATATACCACGAGCAGATACCACGGTCGGACCGTGATAACTGAATATCAGTTACCGCGGTAGCTTGCCAGATACCACGAGAACCGCAAAAACGTCTTTTGACTGTGGTAACGGATACCACGGTAGCTGCAGAAACGACTTTAGACCGTATATCGAATACCATGGTATCTGCAAAAACGCAACTATTGtcgtataataataatatttatgacCCACTCTATAGGTTTAAGATAGTGGAGTaatcaaaggaaaaaaatagagagagtacaaaataacacacacaacaacaaaaacccCTCAATGAAAAATTCTGTTTCTAAATCTGAATATACCGAAAAAGGCTGAAAGACCAAATGAAAATGCGTTACTTCGTTGCTATGACTTGGGCCCATTTTTCGTTGCTATGACTGATTTGTCAATTACGATCGTATTCAGAGAAAGTATTCTTCCCTAAGGCTGATCATGAAGTTTGACAGCCTGATGAGGCCCCTTGCCAAGAAGGGCCGAAATATCCGTTGTATGCATTACTTGAATATATTCGCGATTAATAGAATTCCATACAGTGATACTCCCTGTCAGATTTGGGGTACCTCTACAGCTAGTAGCTGTGTTGCATGCTTGACGAAAACGATTTACGACAAATAGGCGTTCACGAACTGAGCAGTGTTAACCAAGCTCATTTGGCTGGGCCACTGAAAAGCCGAGTTTGTATTGAGGTTCAAAGTTTCCACGTCACAGTAGAACTTAGCGCTGTGAGCATGGCCTTAAATATTCTGAACATCATGCTagagaaaacagtaaaaatgccaaaaactCCTCTTAACACAATCCGATATTGCATTGTATTCACttaaaatacacatacaaattttgcttttcagttcaACTTTAAGGAGTCCAGTGAATAACGGATACCTACAAGAGCCAATTGTTTGGATCACAGATTAAATTCTGGGATTCCATAGAAACCTTTGGTCTTTTTCATTTTGGATGCCTTTTCAACTATCATCCGTTTTGgacttcttttgttttgcttgtCGGGAGCCAAAACGTAAGTGGAGGGATACCTATGACATTGAAAAAGTTGTCCGTCTGTCCGTCTGTACCTGTAGCCTAAGCACGATAACTGTCGAAGGGAATGAGATATTTTGATGGAACTCGATGGTAGGAACCTTTGGGTCAAGGAAAAGGTCGAGTTCGTAGATGGTCTCTGTAGCCCTACACTTTGGGGTGGGGATTTTAATTAAGGGACAGACATAATGTTTTTAAACAGCTGATGAGATAGTCGACTATGGGGTAAGAAAACATGCTGAAAACGGCAATGAAAACCATTTTCTCGCCGGATAAGTTGTTCACCCGTAATCCGGCCAAAACCGGAAAGTtagttaaaagtaaaagttttatttgaagttgaTAAGATTTTCGATTTTGGGGTAAGAGGGCGTGCTGAAACCGTATATGACAATCGTTTTTTAGCCGGACATATATTTCAGCCGGATTCCGGATTACCATTTTTGAAGACCCAGAATCTGTATATCAAATATGTTTTCCCATGGCTATTTGAATTTGTCTGATCTGATCCACTAaagatgcaatttttttcaaaaaattgtattttgctTCAAATATTATGTTTTGCTTGAGTTGAGATGTttaaatcgggactatgtcagTAATTTCCCCctcgttgaaaggactatcgtatTCCAGTTGCATTATCTTTTCcacattaataataatttagtgcgtctgttcaaaacagcattTGATTTGATGCTTACTGAtacacataaaattgttatttctcaGTATGCTCAATATGCCATTGCGtgtgttcgtctctatggttgtccagatttatttattatatttacttgtaatccatcttgggacgagatGCAGCAACTTTTACTTCCTGGACAATCGctttttcatagacatgacattacggcccgtgacttccggcaaaagttgaaatcgtTGATCAAtttcatagtaaaacttaaagtgttttggGCAGTGTGGTGCTggttgtactcagtggaatggcaaaaacgaggattgccacacgcgcATAAAATAATATggctatttaataaaattacttctattgAAATGGACGATATGATTCCCGGTGAAATACCTGATGTATATGTCGATAGGGGCTTACATCACATTGTGCTAAAACATATGATACATAGACCTTGTGGTGAATTGAATTAAGATTCACTATGCATGGACATAGGAATATTAGACAAAGTGCGGTGttcacacaccgtcagtgaggtctgacttcaaccctctgacagcttgcaataggatctggaacacgctcccagagttcgtacgaagctgtactcgtttggtatgttcaaaaattatgctagatattttctagcgagtaaataattttgtttgtttggtttttctgggttttttttttgtctctatattttatattccggtttcccttggagttgatgtctctggattgagttggatatttaattgagttggtgaaatcatgtgctatCCCCTGCctagcttttcattttttggagattattaaggtgggcgactcaattttgttttttggattttgtttatattttttcttgttggtattttttcctCCCCTGTtttttcccggccatggagccttacaGGGGAGTTTGTCTTGAAgcacttttttgtttatggattttattgttaaataaagaactcacaacccagcaatatcctcgacttttagtacctaaTGCGATTACCGGCAGTGATTACCGGCCCTTTATATAGAAGGTCTACCAAAGATGACGGAAAATCAGCAATCATAAAGTCACGNNNNNNNNNNNNNNNNNNNNNNNNNNNNNNNNNNNNNNNNNNNNNNNNNNNNNNNNNNNNNNNNNNNNNNNNNNNNNNNNNNNNNNNNNNNNNNNNNNNNgtaaaacttgtgaatatacaacagtcttcgctgtcccattgtctgtgcgtataaatagattgccaggtttaccgaccctcaaagatgcaacatacaattgtacattggtaaagcaatctgtattaagatctataccgcatttttctagtgattgcccttgagctttgttgatggtggttgcaaatgctaatcgaattgggaattgcaatcttttaaattgaaaaagcagatccgttggaatcatgggaatgcgaggaataagaacagcctcaccctcatatggccctgtcaagattgtggcctctattaggttttccattgtttttttttacggcaagtcgcgtgccattgcaaagctttggtgggttgatatttcttaaaagtattattggtacgcctatttttagttgtagcacgtgtggtggaaaccctgaagcatctatggaatttaaaaattcaaatggataattaaccgcttcatttggttccaaaatacaaattaactgcgtaaaacttgcgaatatacaacattcttcgctgtccaattgtcgctgcatataaatagattgtcaggtttaccgaccctcaaacatgcaacgtacaattgtccatgggaaaaacaatcagtattaagatctataccacatttttctaatgattgaccttgagctttgttaatggtgattgcaaatgctaatcgaattgggaattgcaatcttttaaattgaaaaggtagatccgttggaatcattggaatgcgaggaataagaacagcctcaccctcaaaaggccctgtcaagattgtggcctctattaggttttccattgtttttttttacggcaagtcgagtgccattgcaaagctttggtgggtttatatttcttaaaagtattattggtacgcctattttagttgtagcacgtgtggtggaaaccctgaaagatctatggaatttaaaaattcagatggataattaaccgcttcatttggttccaaaactgtgtcgactgacttgtaaaggactgcctggtctcgaatcttggtcaaaacaatattgttgatttcgtggacgtctatatttttgggtgcgagaatcgctctttcacttagccatttattatttttaaaattttttagaatattcggaaatactttttcaatcaatttatttttggacgtcactaaattacagaaatcagcaggtagttgtatacgtcctgaaattgagtctactgggagctttccgtttcccattgccagcaattgatctgaaaatgttagaccagagtcatcgttttgcaatcggacacgcatatttgttgttaattttaatgtttttacgtttgcccataaattagaatttttcaggcaagcattcatttcgtctgcaggagttgatctaggtattataggtaatgtttgcctgaaatctcccgcaagcaatattaatgtgctgccaaagggtttcgacttccctcgcaaatctttcaagcattgatccagagcctcgagcgattttttgtgtgccattgtgcactcatcccaaataataagtttgcattgctgcaatactttacccatcccagatgatttggaaatattgcacgtgggagtttctgtagaatgcaagttcagaggcaatttcaaagcggaatgagcagttcttccaccaggcagcaatgttgcggctattccggacgacgcaattgccaacgctatatcatttttgatcgaattgatgccagaatcagttttatcacaaacgttttaccagtacctcctggcgcatccaaaaagaaaatttctccaacgttgttatcgacacaatgcattatcgtatcataaatgtctttttgttccgacgttaacttggaaatgttattttgtacatacgacaatagatcactcgtactgtaactttgttcacgatccaattctacacatgtcgaaacagcagcgatacggttaggtgaaggcattcccaaatcctgaagaggtttgtttgccatacgtacgcacaaatcttctataacaactaaagtgtagttataaatttctgatgtaaaatcaaagtcatatctgacgtctctaactgttttcgatggagtatatcttcggacatttttgacttatatttttcccataactctgtaggagctgatggagagcaagttgttaaaatgatgccaaacaatgcacgaatttgacttggggttgacgtttcgcacgcgtcattgatgcagttatcccagtgttggtcattctccaataaattcagagcttggcatgcactacggtaagtgtcatgtatagtaccatttacagtcctcaaatactcaaaggatgtcggaccgggtacattcaccaaaagcaggcgtagaaagaagcattcatgttgattggggtgaacggtgtagagtcttcctatcgtggtatctttgaagatggtaggttggccgtcgactgacttaccctgttttcgacgttcaaatactttatttttagtattccatgtgtaatacgaaggcacttcagtatacagcagtttttttgcaaaagaatcatttttgcaaagcgaaaaaaaagctgttaatgttgtatccggtggattcaggactctttgttgcacgttggtttccgtgaaataaacacgttgaccattctgtaaatgtaccgctaagtgaacaacagctggactacgttcatgtatcggaaatgaaagaattcgccaaacagcttcattactgcttatgtatcttccagcctgatattgtacgatttcatcgaaatctttgatttcgggatgcaagccaaaaactgccatgtcactgcctttgttgacgtatttacatatgtatttgattgcctttacggagttacagtattcaacgtttatgtgtgcattaaatgtttttgataataatggggaatatggaacaacccactggttatctacttcgatggtggtaccgttacgcttctttattattgctgttttaccgccatcttcagtagatcttcttctatattgtgggtaaccatcattgccagtaattgtgtttgatactaaaagtcgaggatattgctttgtgcaccttccttttgccatgcatggtgaattttcgttcagtgcactgcaaggtccatgtatcatattttttacaataatatcatgtaaccccttatcgacatttttatcaggtatttcagcggaaatcacatcatcaatttcgttcgaagcaatttttttatgtagccagattagtatatgtgcttgtggcaaacctcgtttttgccattccactgagtacatccagcatcgcactgacccaaacacttc of Artemia franciscana chromosome 3, ASM3288406v1, whole genome shotgun sequence contains these proteins:
- the LOC136025505 gene encoding uncharacterized protein LOC136025505 translates to MLTDTHKIVISQYAQYAIACVRLYGCPDLFIIFTCNPSWDEMQQLLLPGQSLFHRHDITARDFRQKLKSLINFIVKLKVFWAVWCWLYSVEWQKRGLPHAHKIIWLFNKITSIEMDDMIPGEIPDVYVDRGLHHIVLKHMIHRPCGELN